In Nostoc sp. CENA543, a single genomic region encodes these proteins:
- a CDS encoding thioredoxin family protein, whose product MSLAVVKFSSEECGICHKMSFYDQKVAEELGLQFIDVKMQDTATYRKYRQILLTQYPDKSQMGWPTYIICDSPEGEFHIIGEVKGGHPKGEFRTRLQEVLNSNASTSN is encoded by the coding sequence ATGAGTTTAGCTGTTGTAAAATTTTCTTCTGAAGAGTGCGGTATCTGCCACAAGATGTCTTTTTATGACCAAAAAGTTGCTGAAGAACTAGGCTTGCAATTTATTGACGTAAAAATGCAGGATACCGCTACCTATCGCAAATATCGTCAGATTTTGCTTACTCAGTATCCCGATAAATCTCAGATGGGATGGCCTACCTATATTATTTGTGATTCACCGGAAGGAGAATTTCACATTATCGGTGAGGTTAAAGGCGGACATCCTAAAGGTGAATTTAGAACTCGTTTGCAGGAAGTTCTCAATTCCAACGCTAGTACATCCAATTAA